A genomic region of Halopelagius longus contains the following coding sequences:
- a CDS encoding HalOD1 output domain-containing protein yields MDEKRVIGERAEPYERDGSDGKTVVLRHDWDGACGVAVTVARAAAEAWTGDQTDALSLPPVGSVIDTDALERLFASLNREPSVRPNTDESELAFVRFKYVGYEVSVREDGRVTVEEHPY; encoded by the coding sequence ATGGACGAAAAACGAGTCATCGGGGAACGAGCCGAACCGTACGAACGAGACGGTAGCGACGGAAAGACGGTCGTGTTACGGCACGACTGGGACGGCGCCTGCGGCGTCGCGGTCACCGTCGCCCGGGCGGCGGCCGAAGCGTGGACCGGCGACCAGACGGACGCGCTCTCGCTTCCACCGGTCGGATCCGTCATCGACACCGACGCGCTCGAACGGCTTTTCGCGTCGCTCAACCGGGAGCCGTCCGTCCGACCGAACACCGACGAGAGCGAACTCGCCTTCGTTCGGTTCAAATACGTCGGATACGAGGTCAGCGTGCGCGAAGACGGTCGCGTGACCGTCGAA